In a single window of the Elaeis guineensis isolate ETL-2024a chromosome 6, EG11, whole genome shotgun sequence genome:
- the LOC109505965 gene encoding uncharacterized protein isoform X5, protein MVFALKLYLTCVIFFAGIASPLPCSPVPHQTLSLRSDLPRSTRGEVRNPFGPIEEAEILACQVRSETLGRFLVLAAPTSQMVRMSTPSRKRLMRDFKRLQQDPPAGISAAPQDNNTMLWNAVISGPDDTPWDGSVAVQLLKYCFQ, encoded by the exons ATGGTTTTCGCGCTCAAATTATATTTAACTTGCGTTATTTTCTTTGCAGGCATCGCCTCCCCTCTCCCTTGTTCTCCTGTCCCGCATCAAACCCTCTCTCTGCGATCCGACCTTCCTCGCTCTACAAGAGGGGAAGTAAGAAATCCATTCGGCCCGATCGAAGAAGCCGAGATTCTTGCTTGCCAAGTGCGCTCTGAAACCCTAGGGCGATTCTTGGTTCTCGCCGCGCCTACCTCGCAG ATGGTGAGGATGTCGACTCCTTCAAGGAAGAGACTGATGAGGGACTTCAAGCGGCTGCAGCAGGACCCCCCTGCAGGTATCAGTGCTGCTCCCCAGGACAACAACACCATGCTTTGGAATGCAGTTATTTCCGG TCCTGATGACACACCTTGGGATGGATCTGTGGCTGTTCAGCTCCTCAAATATTGTTTCCAATGA
- the LOC105047718 gene encoding cytokinin riboside 5'-monophosphate phosphoribohydrolase LOG7, which translates to MEREMATDVAAKEKGEKRSRFSRICVYCGSQPGKKASYRQAAIDLGKELVERGIDLVYGGGSIGLMGLVSHAVHDGGRHVLGVIPKPLMPKELTGMPVGEVRAVSDMHERKAEMAREADAFIALPGGYGTLEELLEVITWYQLGIHKKPVGLLNVDGFYNSLLSFIDMAVDEGFISQNARSIIISAPSVKELIRMLEEYESDYEVNLVWETEQKLERESNLVWEAEQKPLNFVLLPDCSP; encoded by the exons ATGGAGAGAGAGATGGCGACGGATGTCGCGGCGAAGGAGAAGGGGGAGAAGAGGTCGAGGTTTAGCAGGATCTGCGTCTACTGTGGGAGTCAGCCGGGGAAGAAGGCGAGCTACCGGCAGGCCGCTATCGATCTCGGGAAGGAACTG GTAGAAAGGGGCATAGACTTGGTGTATGGAGGAGGGAGCATTGGATTGATGGGCCTGGTTTCGCATGCAGTCCATGATGGAGGGCGCCATGTCCTAGG AGTTATTCCCAAACCATTGATGCCAAAGGAG TTAACTGGTATGCCTGTGGGAGAAGTCAGAGCTGTATCAGATATGCATGAGAGAAAAGCTGAGATGGCCCGTGAAGCGGATGCTTTCATTGCTTTGCCTG GTGGGTATGGTACGCTTGAGGAACTGCTTGAGGTCATTACATGGTATCAGCTTGGAATTCACAAGAAGCCG GTTGGTCTGCTGAATGTGGATGGCTTTTACAATTCACTGTTGTCATTCATTGATATGGCTGTTGACGAAGGGTTTATATCCCAAAACGCTCGTAGCATCATCATTTCGGCCCCATCAGTCAAGGAGTTGATCAGGATGTTGGAG GAATACGAATCAGACTATGAAGTGAATCTTGTTTGGGAGACTGAGCAGAAGCTGGAGCGTGAATCTAACTTGGTTTGGGAGGCTGAGCAGAAGCCTTTGAATTTTGTATTGCTGCCTGATTGTTCCCCATGA